The DNA region AGGATTTTATTTTTAACCTATTCTAAAACGATTCATCCAATTTAAAAATGTTGTTGTAAAATGTTCCTTCTTTCTAGCCGATACAGGAATTTTTTTACCGTTTTTTAAATGAATAGTACCCGATTTTTCATATTTGTCGATGTACTCCAAATTTACCATATACGATTGATGGGGTCTCACAAAACTATAGGTAGAAAGCTGTTCCTCAAAATCCTTTAAGGTTTTTGAAACGATATATTTTTTACTTCCAACACAATAAAACGTTGTATATCCTTTATCTGATTCACAAAAAAGAAGTTCACTTAAATCGATTACCTGAAAACTATCATGAAGCGACAATATCAATTTGGGCTTCTCTCCAGAAAACACCTGCTTTACTACTTTAACTTGCTCTTTTTGCTTTGCTAAAGGAATTTTTTTTACTTTTTGTAAAGCTATTTCAAGTTCCTCCAGATCTACAGGTTTTAAAAGATAATCAACCGCTCCAATCTTTAAAGCCTTTAAGGCATATTCCTCGTAAGCCGTA from Tamlana crocina includes:
- a CDS encoding LytTR family DNA-binding domain-containing protein, producing the protein MKTIIVEDKPYIRKGLLNLLQLTDIKVEVVGECGSVKKAVVVARTCKPDLVFLDINLTDGNAFDFLEQTENLNFKVIFITAYEEYALKALKIGAVDYLLKPVDLEELEIALQKVKKIPLAKQKEQVKVVKQVFSGEKPKLILSLHDSFQVIDLSELLFCESDKGYTTFYCVGSKKYIVSKTLKDFEEQLSTYSFVRPHQSYMVNLEYIDKYEKSGTIHLKNGKKIPVSARKKEHFTTTFLNWMNRFRIG